A stretch of DNA from Hydra vulgaris chromosome 03, alternate assembly HydraT2T_AEP:
aaaaaattatctattcaTTTACAGTTCGTTTTTGTCATGCTttcttaattacttttttaattacgaGAGTTAAGAGAAACTTCTCTTAATTCTCctactacttttttaatttgtgaattAGTTAGAAATTaggtctcaaaaaaaaattttgtgaataaatttctaaagaatttttaaaatgtactgCAAAAACAAACATCTTAATTAAACTTGACTAAATAACTTAATTGAACAAACAAATTGATTAAACTAACGAGGTTTGTTGAGTTTGGCAGTCACAAAGAAAAGAAATCAACAGTAAACAAAGTCACAACGTATTTTCTACGGCCTGTAAGAAACACGTAATAATCAGGAGGCCTGGAACTGCTTTCATAATTAGCTGAAAtaaaacaatctaaaattattatttcggCACATTCGTTTCTATTATACTAAATCTTTTATGAATGCATTTAtctattttccaaaattttgtTTGATCCTTGACATTAGTTATAGGCGATTAATTATGTTtgcatatttaactatatatgtatattaatattagagTACATAATAGAATTAAAACTAGATGATGTGTTAAAGCTTAACTAAAATATAtgattaaagaagaaaaaatggaaacaaaaacaaaagcagtttaaaaatatggcataccaaaatataaattttactacTGTGTAAATGGAAAGCATCCTGGTACGGTTGATAAAAGACCTTTTTTAGCTTTGGCTGAAAAGCTTATTTAGTtgcatattttttctttaaattacacAAATCTTTAAATTACACAAATTCAACCCATAACTTACATAACCCATAAATTACACAGATCTTTATATTACACAAATTCAACccataacttttaaatgtggtaaaatttatttagaagacctttttaattatcattgGACGCCTTGTAAATGTAGTAAATGGTTTTGtggtacttatttttattaattagatataatttctatttgaattgtttttaaatccaaatatatgtaattttgtaatataaaaatctgaaatcaaattaatttctttatatataaaaaacaaaatctgaTAATTAGGCATGTGCatgattgtatttatttttttactgtataaagaaaagattttattttcacacctttaatttttttctatacataCACAATGGAATCCAAACTAACATGAAATGATGctgtttgaagtttttttaatagtatttttataattaatttagtaaataaaataaaaaacttttaaaaaaaaattgtgaaatttttattcagCTTGCTGAGCTTTACAagaatatgcaaaaatatttttaaaattctaaagtttaataacataatcttaattaaaaaaaaaacttatgaaatatGCATAACTTAcattagtgtttttatttttcagttttatttgttttataaaatttttttttagtgtacatatatcaactgacaaataggaaaaaaatacaAGGAGTATTCATACAACAACTTACAAAATAGATAAAGCATAAaaagagtgctgctacattgagtgagaaataggtagaacatgtgAGTAATGCTGCTACATTAAGCAACAAATAGAACATGCAAGGGAGTGCTACTACATTAAATGAGGGTTTAGGTTAAGGCAGCCatcatttttcattaaacttttttttttttccgaaaaaTTAAAGTGCACAAAATATATTAGGAAATTGCATTACATACAAATTTgtagtgtgtgtatatatatatatatatatatatatatatatatatatatatatatatatatatatatatatatacatgtatatataaatatacatacatgcattaGATACAAATTtgtagtgtgtatatatatatatatatatatatatatatatatatatatatacatatatatatatttatatatatatattattaagtaaCCGGTACCTTAGCCCCGGCTAAAAATAAGACTTGTGCAAACCCAGGCACAgcaaaattttaagatttagcaggggttgatagctggggctagaaaaaaatttataatacttaatattataattttatgcttacatttttttatttactaaatactggtatacatttatatatttttaaacttttttaaaaatttattaaaacttaaacttttaaaatttatatccaacaagattgcaagcaaccactattaagttatgagttactttgaAATAGAGAATAAAGTAAAATTCTAGGAAACGTAtaactgaagacttaaaaagttgtaagttgtataagaaaggaaaacataaagatgggtAAAAGTTATAAGGTTATTTTGATGTTCAAAGAAAGAAACTGcattaataaaagcttttttagcatgaagggacagatacagtaaaaagatgtaacttgttaaataaaaagctaAGCAAGAATGTGTTTTGGTTTATCGTAATAGCAATCATAGCTCAtcagaaaaaagaaatgcaaccttacaacaaggggagagtggctcaagcttggcagataaagcaggtctaattacatttacaaagcGCTTTTAGACTTTTTCTGAGATTAAGAAGgtttttattcatcaatatagaaatgccaacaatattgcaatatatttttgcagcaaataaatgagttttattGTCTAAcaaaattgtggattttaagcCCATAATTTAAACCcataagccactgcaagccttaggctgttacagaagagagatcatatttaaaattggctgcttgttctaagcaattaagAAGTGAAGATTTTTAGTCAAGAtaaaagtataaagttgagttgtcagcaaatagagccactttagattcAACGAAGAtcgttattgtagataagaaataatacaggagcaaagatagagccttgtggtacccttaaagttacttgaaataaagaaaaggGTAGGCctttaagaataactttactactgcagttagaaaaaaataatttaataaccttAAAACCTTTAtgtaaagaaactaataacactGAAAAGAGTTCTAGAGAATACTTTTTAAAGACAATGATGGAAACCTTGTCTGAAGCATaaactgtagaagtgtttaattggGAATTAATTTCAGTATTGTAAGCCAGAGTGATTTtgatgtttaacaatgggttaatctgtttaaatgtcaggaagagtatggccattatattcaaaagtaaaattagagaaagatttctttgcaaaaaaactCTGCTTTATTCTGGGGATGATtaaaaagatcagacccatgaattagagattaaatgttagatttactttagttaatgacactgttgaagacAAACCAAAAATCTATAGGacctaacatctgagataagatacaagatttagtaaactgagaataacagagcttaacacCCGACAggacttttttacattaagtaattgcaataataaaaggacatttgttcttaagagagatgttcttgtaaaaaagaagaagaaaatgattaatgtttaataaagcaactgttCAAGATGGCAAAAaatgtggagtagaatgaggcttgacttaaaatcgaagagaagtaataaaagcttccaagatgcactttACGCATACCcattatggatataaacatatctgtttgctatttatttagatgctggcatacaatatcctttcattgtaatataaactttagtatttatatgatGTAGTATTTGCCGAAAGAGAAGATGACCAGttggatgtgtggtgtgacttTTGCAAGACAAGAAAAGGAGAGATTAGAAAAAACATTGTATCGATCAACAACTgttagaaaagattaaagtaatttaggtaTCAGCGTGTTGAGAGATAGGAGCTTCAGTAGAAAATGGGGGAAAGCATACCTGCTTCAAAAAAGAACTGatcgaaaaaaataattatttttaattatagattTTCTTCAAACTTAGTGTACATACTCTTGCTTGGTGAcaatacaatattcaataattagttttataataagtcaattaatttagttaattttaattaagtttttttttatatggaaaaaagaaattttaataagtaagTATAttgattgtaataaataaataagtatattgaTTGTTTTCATACTTATACGTGCGTTTAGCATATTTGGATAAGGCGTTAAATTTGTAAACAGAATGTCTGGGGTTCTAGACCTGCATCTTcccttttgtttttttttacacatgCATACAGccaaatgttaataaaataaaacaataataccataaaaaattgattgcaaaatttgtgaactaataacatataaaagcattgggttttaaaaatctcgtttttaattttacttgtttgATTAAATTTCTTAGTGTATCATCAATTATTCACTAAAGTAGCAATATTTCATGATTATGAACATctacaatcaaatttaaaatgtgtgTATAAAGTAGCACAAAAGAATGTGTCATTTCTTCACAAATGCTCATTTTAAACGAaagttaattcaaattaaatattttagcatgGTTCCACAAAGGGAAGAAGGAAAATGGTATCAACTTCTGATAATTTTGGTGGAGTATTCACAAACACTTGAAGATCTTTGTACTGAGCTTGACCAACACAACCTGAACCTAGATGATCCACAACTCTGGGGGTCATCAATATCTGTGGCATGTGCACTTATGACATTTAAGTCAGAGTTGTTGTACAAATCTGTATTTGCTAAAATGAAAGATGTGTTTGAAATGGAACCTCAGAACATCACTTAAGACTTTAAGCGCTGACTTCAAAATGCTCTGAAAGAGACATGGCAATCAAGCAAAGTTAATGGATGCAGGTGaccaatatttaaatataatttcacTACAGCAATTAAGGGATCATCTTCAATTCTACAAAAAGATTTaacaatgacaaaaaaatgcaataatattgaaatagacTTAAAAGTAAGGGTCGGCAtctcaaaatatttcaatggcGATAACAATAGTTTCCTAACCACGCTATtttggtatattatttttaattcaaaatgttttgattCAAATTTCGTTAAGGtaataaaattttccaaattttctgAGTACTATTTTGAGACAATGATAAATGCTTAAAAGATATGTTTTTCCTGTCAACTACTCTATTACTCTATCAACTATTCTACCACTAtcatataaattacaattaaaactaCCGCTGTAGCCACAAAGATAGAACATCAGCAACTATTACTGACCGTAATAGATGCTGATGTTCTATCTTTCTCTCTTTCAGATTCCATTTTGAAAATGCCATCAATCGACAATTCTGTCACAAGACTTCAGAGAGAGTACAGGCATCTCCCATTGCTGAAAAAATGGGCTCACAAAGTGATGGGTCTCTGCACGCTTTCAACAGAAAAGTTTTTAGGAGCATGGGGCTCACGTGTCATAGAGATAGCACAGTTCACTGGTCATATCAAAACCAAGCTTCTGttgttcaaaagatattttgaaaggTACTGGTTAAGGCTGTTTACACCTGGAGGGTTCAGTGTCTTTTCCCTCAACCACTAAACAAACAACTCTGAAGCTTTGAACAGAAGACTGAAGCCATCTATGGGAAATCAGCATAAAGGCTTCTGGAAGTTCATGTGTTTGCTCCAAAAACACATGTTTCAGCATAATTTTCACGAGCTTCAGCAGCTGGCAAACAATCTGCCAACACGGAGAGCCCAGCGCCACTACAGTGCCACTTAGAAGAGGAAAGCATATGAGCAGAAGTTGTTGAGCGGAGAGTGGTCTACTGAGCATTTCCTCAGGACAGTCACCaacttgtttcaaaattttcgtatgaggtaaatatttttatttcatagacgAGAGAAAGAGATAATTATAatgatgatcataatgatgatGCTGACgatcatcataatcataatgatgatgatgatcattatcatgatcataatgatgatgctgatgatcatcatgatcataatgatgatgatgatcatcatcatgatcataatgatgatgatgatcatcatcatcattaggTTTTAGTcttcctcttttatgctgttgatgttgatgatgatgatcatgataatgtcatcatgatgatgatgataataatgatgatgatcatgttgatcatgatatttatttatgcatatatatatatatatatatatatatataaatatatatatatatatatatatatatatatatatatatatatatatatatatatatatatacacacacaaaatataacatgaattttgaacaaaaaatatatacttaagcactgtttcacaggaagacgtgcgatcTCATGCAATTAaatgaccacgcaaaaaaatactttgttttgacGATTTGACCACAACTTTTaacatgttttcaaaatttaaaaatgcgctaaaaaaatttactcaaacttatctaaaaaaaattttacttaaaaaaagaaaaaaaaatcttaatgaaagagaaaaaaaaaacaaaaaataaaaacaaaactcaaccaattaaaatgcttagtttatttaaatcatgtttttaattacgttcggaataattttttatctttattaatgtttatacaatattatcggaaacccttaaaataaaaagaacaatttacttttaacgattgtttaaaaaatactcatgcttaatttaaattatagtttttttttactaatttaaaaatatcagtttcCATGTAAATGTAAACTGGTAAATAattacgcattaaaaaaccatttcattctttattttaacatttgtacttttattgtttttttagttaaaattgtttcaaaatattaacatttatcataaaaaataaatattaatacaaacaaaaaaaacaacaatttattaatacttaatataaaaatttgttagaattttttttttcattttattaaaaagcctTTCAATAATATCGTAGACACAGATCAAGGGTGCCACAAGTCAAAAATTAGGGATATTGAGTTATGAATGTCATTTGATAGTATGTTATGTGTTGTACATGGTGACAAAATACCACAAGTCTAAAACGAATGTTTACAAAATGACAGATACAAATGGCACTCTTTGctggaaaaaatattaaaacttaaaacttcaaCCCTGATTTTCTCAGTTTGATACTTTTTGACTTGTGGCACCCTTGATCTGGGTGTACAATATGAAAgtattaaatatcaaatttattaaattgtaacggcttgcaaaaacattttcaatgaaattttttttatctttttaaatgaatttttttatctttttaacttcAATGattcttatattataattttttgaaaagacttTTGTTGCATTAGAAAGCCAtcgtttaaaaaacaaaataactttttaattttttaataacgtatataataaaaaatgcatacttaaataatttatataatataaattaaaaaaattataaacaactgtcaataatacttttaaaaaaatcatcagtaaattattactttatttaaaagcgttttgctaatataaataagtttgttCAGAAGTTtctatgtaatttatttcaccTAAggtataattcaaaatatttttattcagcatgtttttgaaatattttttgaaatagccGCGGTCAAATTGTcaaagcaaaatataatttacctGTTCATATAAGGACGTGTGATCGCACATCTTCCTGTGAAACACtgtttaggatgtataaatgtttatacaaaactGGTCACAAACTCGGCcctggctatattttatcaaaccggGCCCGGTCAAAAAACAGCCCCGGTCACTtactaattaatatatatatatatatatatatatatatatatatatatatatatatatatatatatatatatatatatatatatatatatatatatatatatatatatatatatatagataaattttgagatatttaaattttttttaaattttatagatatttacGTTTTATAGgtattaacattttttgataaaatttaaaatttttacaatttttagatGCAAACCCAactatgttaaatattttttgttccttATCCTAGAGGGTTTGGAAAGCCAATGTTTTTAGACAATATAAGAATCAGTCCATCTGGCCTATTTGGTACAGAAGGTTCATTAAAGCTTGATTCACAGAAGGGGTTGATAATCATGACTAGTTGAACAACCTTTGTGTTTTCTGTATACTGTTTTGTTTTAACTGGATTTTGTCTATTAGTTTGATTTTAACCGCTTATATTAATAATTAGaaactgtttatttaatatatatgaactagttttttcatatataattatgtaatagtTATGTAAATCTtcaatatacatataattacttgaaaattgtataactcaatgtaacttttttagggggacactaaaattaaattttttaatttgttttagatttaactaataataaaagtattaactaAAATGGgttgtactcaaaaaaaacaaaaaaaaagaaggctGAAAAAAATACAGTCAACAAATCTAAGGAGGCTGCTGTTTCTTCTGAAGTACACAATCAATGAGCTTCCAATAAACATCaaattgatgttttaacaatttaaatgcaattaaaaaatctttacattacgaataacttttgttattcttttttaatttttttattttatgtgaaggctttaaataaaatcaaaaattaattacgtgtaaattaaattttataattaaatttttttttattatgtacgtacttttatgataattttaaatgcTCAAAACTCTTATTTCATATCTTTCTAAAAATCATTCaagagattattttttaaagttacatcaaagtatgaataaattaaatttaattttcccatgatttattattattattattaatattattattatttatctatttttacaaagaatggtttaaaagttgtttttttttaagttgactTACTAATTAAAGCatgaaatgtataaaaattacaattttaaaaagactacattatttttttaaacaattttttctttgcaacttttgaaaaaaaatgcttatacaacttaaaaatattatatttcttcatttcaataaattaatttcgcttttcaataatttaaattaaatttattcatttattaaacaatcaatagaagtaatttgtaaaagcgttttgcataactttaataaaatatttcaaaagataagtcctaaagtaattattttcaaatgcaattaaaaacgtaacaaaaagtaattttcaaaatttacctGGCATCAGAGGCTTGCACAATAGAAGTTCACCCATGACACAACCAATAGCCCATATATCTACCTTAGGTGAATGGAGTCGTGAACCTAGTAAAAGCTCTGGACTTCGATACCAAAGTGTCACCACTACAGGAGTCATTAACTTACCCGACTTACCAAATGTTCGTGCTAATCCAAAATCCGctgattaaaaaaagacagactaaatttaaaaatttactaattaccTGGGCAAAATTAGTTTCACACGGataattataactaaatatattagtCGTAAGTTGAACAAGTTAagaatattttagatttatataattttaaaacatgaaaaaattattctcagcCACATACaattaacttatattattagattgcattatattttaaatattgtaatatttaaaatattgaaaattttggattatttaaaaaattttaataaactttcaagACTTCTGACACATTTTTCTTCAGtaagagaattaaaaaattcaagtaaTTAATGCAACAGCTAATCATAATGCGATTTAAAATTACAGACTTGTATTTTGGTATTAATCTTGAGGAGTTTGTTAATGCTAATTAGGAAAAGCTTTGCTTATTATTTTCAAGATTCATTGGTACAAAAAAtcttgtgaaaaataaaaataaaatcacctATTTTTAAAGTTCCATTGTTTGTCATTAAAagatttgacatttttatatctctatgaataataaagttgttgTGAAGGTATTCAGTACCAAGTAAAAGCTGAATAAGCAAGCATTTGACTTGAGATTCTGTAAATGGAGTCAACATATTATCTAGTAACCCTGCTAAATCGTGTTCACAGTACtccataactaaaaaaatatattctaaagGTCTTCCAACAACAACTTCTTTAAGTTTGACAATGTTTTTATGCTTGATTCTCATCAACAAATTTATCTCACGTAAACTACTGATAGGTAGACCTTCCTTTTCTTTATCCATTCGAACTCGTTTTAGCGCAACAATTTGTCCTGTGGTTGAATCTTTAGCACGATAAACTACTCCATAGGTACCCTCACCAACTCTATTTAACTTCTGAAATTCAGCTACACTACGACAACTTCCTATGAAAGGAAGATTGGGACATTCAACTGGCTCACATggatttttaaatgaatacaaTACAACCTTTTCAATATAATTATCATCATTTTCAGTAGTcatctttaaaagtaattataaacatgaataattttctaaaataaaataaaaattttattaatatataagtttagtaaaaaagcataagaaatattaaaaaactgaatCGAAAAATACTAATAACTGGTATTAAAAAtgaggaaaaa
This window harbors:
- the LOC100208988 gene encoding cyclin-dependent kinase 10 isoform X1; the protein is MTTENDDNYIEKVVLYSFKNPCEPVECPNLPFIGSCRSVAEFQKLNRVGEGTYGVVYRAKDSTTGQIVALKRVRMDKEKEGLPISSLREINLLMRIKHKNIVKLKEVVVGRPLEYIFLVMEYCEHDLAGLLDNMLTPFTESQVKCLLIQLLLGTEYLHNNFIIHRDIKMSNLLMTNNGTLKIADFGLARTFGKSGKLMTPVVVTLWYRSPELLLGSRLHSPKVDIWAIGCVMGELLLCKPLMPGKSEINQMQLIIDLLGSPNEKIWPGFVNLPGAKNFQFKHQPYNNVKQRFPWLSSSGVSLMNSMFTFDPEQRISAQDCLESSYFKDKPLPIEKSLMPTFPEHRNFRGIWKEEKAGASEVSKNKYECKIKTKVTKKLAQHLKFKNSYKK